One Gammaproteobacteria bacterium genomic region harbors:
- a CDS encoding zinc-dependent alcohol dehydrogenase family protein yields MKAMILEQPGVPLKLVQRPDPEPGPGQLQVTVSACGVCRTDLHVVDGELTEPKLPIIPGHEIVGTVSALGAGVADFKIGDRIGIPWLGHSCGCCGYCKTGHENLCDEPGFTGYQIDGGYADMTVADAQFCFTLPDEYGDAEAAPLLCAGLIGYRSLVMAGDDSMRLGIYGFGAAAHIVAQVARYQKREVYAFTSPGDEAAQEFAIDMGAVWVGDSDIAPPCVLDAAIIFAPVGSLVPAALRVVRKGGIVVCGGIHMSDIPSFPYDILWGERVLRSVANLTRQDAIDFLALAPKVPVQTHIEEFKLEQANQALQALRSGNLTGAAVLRPRDH; encoded by the coding sequence ATGAAGGCAATGATTCTCGAACAGCCCGGGGTACCACTAAAACTCGTGCAGCGACCCGATCCCGAGCCCGGCCCGGGCCAACTGCAGGTCACGGTTTCGGCCTGCGGTGTGTGTCGCACCGATCTGCATGTCGTCGATGGCGAATTGACCGAACCCAAACTGCCGATTATCCCCGGACATGAAATCGTCGGAACCGTGAGCGCTCTCGGTGCAGGCGTCGCAGATTTCAAGATTGGCGATCGCATCGGTATTCCCTGGCTGGGGCACAGCTGCGGATGCTGTGGCTACTGCAAAACCGGACATGAAAACCTCTGCGACGAGCCCGGTTTCACCGGATACCAGATCGATGGCGGATACGCCGACATGACCGTCGCCGACGCGCAGTTTTGCTTTACTTTGCCCGATGAATACGGTGATGCCGAGGCGGCGCCACTGCTGTGCGCGGGCCTGATCGGTTATCGTTCGCTGGTGATGGCCGGTGATGATTCGATGCGGCTCGGCATCTACGGTTTCGGTGCAGCCGCCCATATCGTCGCGCAGGTAGCGCGTTACCAGAAACGTGAGGTTTATGCCTTTACCAGTCCCGGGGACGAAGCGGCACAAGAATTTGCGATCGACATGGGCGCGGTCTGGGTGGGTGATTCCGACATCGCGCCGCCATGCGTGCTCGATGCAGCAATCATCTTTGCCCCGGTCGGCTCACTGGTGCCGGCCGCACTGCGCGTAGTACGCAAGGGTGGCATTGTCGTTTGCGGCGGTATTCACATGTCGGATATTCCGAGTTTCCCCTACGATATCCTGTGGGGCGAGCGCGTGCTGCGCTCGGTCGCCAACCTGACGCGCCAGGATGCAATCGATTTTCTCGCACTGGCACCGAAGGTCCCGGTTCAAACCCACATCGAGGAGTTCAAACTCGAACAGGCTAACCAAGCCCTGCAGGCCCTGCGCAGCGGTAATCTCACCGGTGCCGCCGTGCTCCGCCCCCGGGATCATTAG
- a CDS encoding NYN domain-containing protein: MSSVSEDQNLAIFCDFENVALGVRDARIEKFNINLVLERLLVKGSVVVKKAYCDWERYKQFKSVMHDAAFELIEIPHTRQSGKNSADIRMVVDALDLCYTKEHLDTFVIVSGDSDFSPLVSKLRENNKTVIGVGVKSSTSDLLMSNCDEFIFYDDLARDEESSRQRKRKPPTKKKAAGKKSSGTAAEAAKPEEEKIDDAISLVMETAEALYAERDDRDKLWGSMVKQALKRRRPGFNERYYGVRSFSDLLEEAERRGLIRLSLDERSGGYLIQKIDED, encoded by the coding sequence ATGTCGTCTGTCAGTGAAGATCAGAATCTCGCCATTTTTTGCGATTTTGAAAATGTAGCGCTGGGCGTCAGGGATGCGAGGATAGAAAAGTTCAATATCAATCTGGTACTCGAGCGCCTGCTGGTAAAGGGGAGCGTAGTTGTCAAGAAGGCGTACTGCGACTGGGAGCGATATAAGCAATTCAAGTCGGTAATGCACGACGCGGCCTTTGAGCTGATCGAGATTCCGCACACCCGCCAGTCGGGTAAAAATTCGGCCGACATTCGCATGGTGGTCGATGCGCTCGACCTCTGCTACACCAAGGAGCATCTAGACACCTTCGTTATCGTCAGTGGAGACTCCGATTTCTCACCACTGGTCAGCAAGCTCAGGGAGAATAATAAAACCGTGATCGGAGTCGGGGTGAAAAGTTCGACCTCGGACTTGCTGATGAGCAATTGTGACGAGTTCATTTTTTATGACGACCTGGCCCGGGACGAGGAGTCGAGCCGTCAACGCAAGCGCAAGCCACCGACCAAGAAGAAAGCAGCGGGCAAGAAAAGCAGCGGCACCGCGGCTGAAGCAGCAAAACCCGAAGAGGAAAAAATCGATGATGCCATCAGCCTCGTCATGGAGACTGCGGAAGCGCTTTACGCGGAACGCGATGATCGGGACAAGTTATGGGGTTCGATGGTTAAGCAGGCCCTGAAACGGCGGCGTCCGGGCTTCAACGAACGTTACTATGGCGTTCGCTCTTTCAGCGACTTGCTGGAAGAGGCCGAGAGACGCGGACTGATTCGCCTGTCGCTGGATGAACGTTCCGGTGGTTACCTGATTCAGAAAATTGACGAAGACTAA
- a CDS encoding phosphoribosylaminoimidazolesuccinocarboxamide synthase, giving the protein MTSNTIFETHIDNLELLARGKVRDIYAIDDTHMLIVTTDRLSAFDVVFAEPIPHKGELLTEVSNFWFAKTSHLVANHLTDLDLRDHVSTDDYQLLRDRSIIVKRLKTLPVEAIVRGYVIGSGWKDYQATGEICGIKLPPGLQQAARLPEPIFTPSTKAEVGDHDINVSFDDVIARIGADKANQIRDKSIQLYQLAADYARERGIIIADTKFEFGVDANDELVLIDEILTPDSSRYWPADEYRVGASPPSFDKQFVRDYLETLDWDKTPPAPPIPADIIAKTQQKYQQVRDILLG; this is encoded by the coding sequence ATGACCAGTAACACAATCTTTGAGACCCATATTGACAATCTCGAACTGCTCGCGCGCGGCAAGGTGCGTGATATCTATGCTATCGACGATACACATATGTTAATCGTGACAACCGACCGCCTTTCCGCATTCGATGTCGTCTTTGCCGAACCGATTCCGCACAAGGGTGAACTGCTGACCGAGGTGTCGAACTTCTGGTTTGCCAAAACGTCGCACCTGGTAGCGAATCATTTGACCGATCTCGACTTGCGCGATCACGTCAGCACGGACGATTATCAGCTTCTAAGGGATCGTTCGATCATTGTCAAACGCCTCAAAACCCTACCGGTAGAAGCGATTGTGCGCGGGTATGTCATCGGCTCCGGCTGGAAGGATTACCAGGCAACTGGCGAAATCTGCGGCATCAAACTGCCGCCGGGACTGCAACAGGCGGCCCGGTTACCCGAGCCGATTTTCACACCCTCGACCAAGGCCGAGGTCGGAGATCATGATATCAACGTCAGTTTCGACGATGTCATTGCCAGGATTGGCGCCGACAAGGCCAACCAGATCAGGGACAAAAGCATTCAGCTCTACCAGCTGGCCGCGGACTATGCGCGTGAACGCGGCATCATTATCGCCGACACCAAGTTCGAATTCGGCGTCGATGCCAACGACGAACTGGTGCTGATCGATGAAATATTGACCCCCGATTCATCGCGCTACTGGCCTGCCGACGAGTATCGCGTCGGTGCCAGTCCGCCGAGTTTTGACAAGCAGTTCGTACGCGATTACCTCGAAACCCTGGACTGGGACAAGACTCCGCCGGCGCCGCCGATTCCGGCTGACATCATCGCCAAGACCCAGCAAAAGTACCAGCAGGTGCGTGACATTCTGCTGGGATAG
- a CDS encoding DUF350 domain-containing protein, whose amino-acid sequence MGTEFFSASMINLLINLCYTIVALIVGVYSLLWIDKRLLKNIDFEGELKKGNLAVAIFASTILIFVAIIIAFGFRG is encoded by the coding sequence ATGGGAACAGAATTCTTTTCAGCATCAATGATCAATTTACTGATCAATTTGTGTTACACGATTGTCGCGCTGATCGTTGGTGTATATAGCCTGCTCTGGATCGATAAGCGGCTCCTGAAAAATATCGATTTTGAAGGAGAATTAAAGAAGGGCAATTTAGCCGTGGCGATATTTGCCTCAACTATTCTCATCTTTGTCGCCATCATCATTGCATTCGGATTTCGCGGCTAG
- the purE gene encoding 5-(carboxyamino)imidazole ribonucleotide mutase has protein sequence MSNPIVAVVMGSTSDWPVMQHATEYLEKFGIEYQARVVSAHRTPDLLAEFAQTAAASGIHCIIAGAGGAAHLPGMLAANTVVPVLGVPVPTDYLQGQDSLYSIVQMPKGVPVATFAIGKAGAINAALFAVSMLAQHDSTLAQKLADFRASQHDSVLAMTLPPTA, from the coding sequence ATGTCGAATCCTATTGTGGCAGTCGTTATGGGCAGCACCAGCGATTGGCCCGTCATGCAGCACGCGACCGAATACCTCGAAAAATTCGGTATCGAATACCAGGCGCGGGTTGTGTCCGCGCATCGCACCCCGGACCTGTTGGCCGAATTCGCGCAGACTGCCGCCGCCAGTGGTATTCACTGCATCATCGCTGGCGCAGGCGGGGCGGCTCACCTGCCGGGCATGCTCGCCGCCAACACCGTGGTGCCAGTGCTCGGTGTCCCGGTGCCGACCGATTATCTGCAGGGGCAGGATTCGCTGTACTCAATCGTACAAATGCCCAAGGGCGTGCCCGTGGCCACCTTTGCAATTGGCAAAGCAGGTGCGATTAATGCCGCACTGTTCGCGGTCTCGATGCTGGCACAGCACGATTCGACCCTCGCGCAAAAACTGGCGGATTTCCGTGCCAGCCAGCACGATTCAGTGCTTGCCATGACGCTACCACCAACCGCATAA
- a CDS encoding DUF502 domain-containing protein: protein MFKSIGTTIITGIITVLPIVLTVYLLYWLVVSSEQVMGTALRWALPEIIYFPGLGTIVGLVLVFMVGLLMKAVLVRQLFAFSEEILYHLPIIKTVYRAIRDLFDFFSPKKENFDRVVIVNFNNMEVIGFITQEDPHRLPESFRKPDSVLVYIPMSYMIGGFTLLIPKADVRPCQMNMEEAMRFALTAGITSQSDDPKSRIKSA, encoded by the coding sequence ATGTTCAAATCAATCGGCACCACCATAATTACCGGGATAATCACCGTACTTCCGATCGTGCTGACGGTCTACCTGCTGTACTGGCTGGTGGTTTCATCCGAACAGGTAATGGGCACCGCATTGCGCTGGGCCTTACCCGAAATTATTTATTTTCCTGGACTCGGCACCATCGTGGGCCTGGTGCTCGTATTCATGGTCGGGCTGCTGATGAAAGCGGTGCTGGTAAGGCAATTGTTTGCTTTTAGTGAAGAGATCCTTTACCACTTGCCGATCATTAAAACCGTTTATCGTGCGATCCGCGACCTCTTCGATTTCTTTTCTCCGAAAAAAGAGAATTTTGACCGGGTTGTCATTGTCAATTTCAATAACATGGAGGTGATTGGTTTTATCACCCAGGAAGACCCGCATCGTTTGCCCGAATCGTTCCGTAAACCCGATAGTGTGCTGGTCTACATTCCGATGAGTTACATGATTGGCGGGTTCACCTTGTTGATTCCAAAGGCCGACGTCAGGCCCTGTCAGATGAACATGGAAGAGGCCATGCGGTTTGCTTTGACCGCGGGGATTACCAGCCAAAGTGATGATCCAAAATCCCGGATAAAAAGCGCATGA
- a CDS encoding fatty acid desaturase — protein MSFEGFLVLPTWAYVVIALVLTHITIASVTIFLHRHQAHNALDLKPVVSHFFRFWLWLTTGTVTREWVAIHRKHHATCETADDPHSPRYKGITTVLFGGLVLYRREARNQETLAKFGQGTPDDWLERHLYAAYPSLGIALMGLIDVLLFGLPGLVIFGVQMIWIPFWAAGVINGLGHYLGYRNFETPDASTNILPWGILVGGEELHNNHHAYMASARMSNKWWEIDIGWAYIRLLAMCKLAKVKRLAPRAISKIGKRLVDRDTAQAVVSQRFFILKRYGQMVVRPALREAKRNTDRMGRRLIRRARRLMTREGIPSDPRSVQTIDRVLLQDETLATIYRFRQQLKEVWTRGSKEEPGRVERLRAWCAACEQSGIEALEDFAAYLRGYQLVNT, from the coding sequence GTGTCATTTGAAGGTTTTTTAGTTTTACCAACCTGGGCCTACGTAGTTATTGCGTTAGTCCTGACCCACATCACCATCGCCAGCGTAACCATATTCCTGCATCGGCACCAGGCGCACAACGCGCTGGATCTCAAGCCGGTGGTCAGTCATTTCTTCCGTTTCTGGCTGTGGCTTACCACCGGAACCGTTACCCGCGAATGGGTCGCGATTCACCGCAAGCATCATGCTACCTGCGAGACTGCAGACGACCCACACAGTCCTCGTTACAAGGGGATTACGACCGTGTTGTTTGGTGGGCTCGTATTGTATCGGCGTGAAGCCCGTAACCAGGAAACGCTTGCAAAATTTGGCCAGGGCACACCAGACGACTGGCTCGAGCGCCATCTTTACGCGGCGTATCCCAGTCTGGGGATTGCCCTGATGGGATTAATCGATGTGCTTCTGTTTGGACTACCCGGACTGGTTATCTTTGGTGTGCAGATGATCTGGATTCCGTTCTGGGCAGCCGGTGTCATCAACGGCCTGGGTCATTACCTGGGTTACCGCAACTTTGAAACACCGGATGCATCGACGAACATCCTGCCCTGGGGAATCCTGGTCGGTGGCGAAGAACTGCATAACAACCACCACGCCTACATGGCATCGGCGCGTATGTCGAATAAATGGTGGGAGATCGATATCGGCTGGGCCTATATCCGGTTGCTGGCCATGTGCAAGTTGGCGAAGGTGAAACGCCTGGCCCCGCGCGCGATTAGTAAAATCGGCAAGCGCCTGGTCGATCGCGATACTGCGCAAGCAGTTGTTAGCCAGCGTTTTTTTATTCTGAAACGATATGGCCAGATGGTGGTGAGGCCGGCGTTGCGCGAGGCCAAACGTAATACCGATCGCATGGGTCGTCGACTCATCAGGCGGGCGCGTCGGCTAATGACGCGAGAGGGAATTCCTTCCGACCCGCGCTCGGTGCAAACCATCGACCGCGTATTGCTGCAGGACGAGACCCTGGCGACAATTTATCGCTTCAGGCAGCAGTTGAAGGAAGTTTGGACCCGGGGCTCAAAAGAGGAACCGGGTCGCGTCGAGCGCCTTCGTGCCTGGTGTGCGGCCTGTGAACAAAGCGGGATAGAAGCGTTGGAAGATTTCGCGGCTTATCTGCGCGGATACCAGTTGGTGAACACCTAG
- a CDS encoding winged helix DNA-binding domain-containing protein: protein MSLVPKLRRIALNQQGLLRADAFGRGKQATLRAIEQLGYVQIDTISVVERAHHHVLWSRVGNYSPRFLDQLVRERKVFEYWFHAAAWLPMTDYRFALPRMAQMNGERGWFKDSDQKLKHEILARITSEGPLRARDFEDVPRSNTGWWDWKPAKQALEQLFMQGELMISAREGFQKVYDLPERVLPDWVDTHMPDLDEYADYLVDTTLRAHGFASLVSMTYLRKGQKLREAVKRQLMQRIEDGSLTSVTLNSSTVYIDPELLDSRAPRCLAQVRILSPFDNTVIQRRRSRDLFTFDYQIECYVPKPLRQFGYFCLPIMYRDRLVGRVDCKAHRAANKLEVRSLHIEHRVEKDFTALLGQALQSFATFNHCDQIHIQPDASSDYLSHSEVCL, encoded by the coding sequence ATGTCGCTAGTACCAAAACTCAGACGTATCGCACTCAACCAGCAGGGCCTGTTGAGAGCCGATGCATTCGGCCGCGGCAAACAGGCCACGCTGCGCGCTATCGAACAACTGGGTTACGTGCAAATCGACACGATTTCGGTTGTCGAACGTGCCCATCACCACGTCCTGTGGTCCCGGGTCGGTAACTACAGTCCCAGGTTCCTCGATCAACTGGTGCGCGAACGCAAGGTATTTGAGTACTGGTTTCATGCGGCGGCATGGCTACCAATGACCGATTATCGTTTCGCCCTACCGCGCATGGCTCAAATGAACGGCGAACGAGGCTGGTTTAAAGACAGCGATCAAAAACTGAAGCACGAGATCCTGGCACGTATTACATCGGAAGGCCCGTTGCGGGCGCGTGATTTTGAAGACGTACCGCGGAGTAACACGGGATGGTGGGACTGGAAACCCGCCAAGCAGGCGCTGGAGCAACTATTCATGCAGGGCGAGCTCATGATCAGCGCGCGCGAGGGTTTTCAAAAAGTCTACGACCTGCCGGAGCGCGTTCTTCCCGACTGGGTGGATACGCACATGCCCGACCTGGATGAATATGCCGACTACCTGGTCGACACCACGCTACGAGCACATGGATTTGCGAGTCTGGTTTCAATGACTTATCTACGCAAGGGGCAGAAACTACGCGAGGCTGTCAAACGGCAGTTAATGCAGCGTATCGAGGACGGTTCACTGACCAGCGTAACCCTCAACAGCAGCACCGTTTACATCGATCCGGAACTGCTGGATTCCCGTGCCCCGCGTTGTCTCGCTCAGGTACGCATATTATCGCCTTTCGATAATACGGTTATTCAACGCCGACGCAGCCGCGACCTGTTCACCTTCGATTACCAGATTGAATGCTACGTGCCGAAGCCCCTGAGACAGTTCGGTTATTTCTGTCTACCGATTATGTATCGCGACCGACTGGTGGGCCGGGTCGATTGCAAGGCACATCGCGCTGCTAATAAACTCGAGGTAAGGTCCTTACATATCGAACACCGGGTCGAAAAAGACTTCACTGCCCTGCTTGGCCAGGCCCTGCAATCATTTGCGACATTTAATCATTGTGACCAGATTCATATTCAGCCTGACGCTTCGAGTGATTATCTGAGCCACTCAGAAGTATGCCTGTGA
- a CDS encoding 5-(carboxyamino)imidazole ribonucleotide synthase, translating to MAILPPSTLGMLGGGQLGRMFVIAARTMGYEVIVLDPDPNSPAGGVASQHLSRVYDDTSALDYLAQHCAVVTTEFENIPALTLAYLAKLVTVHPSANVLHIAQHRKLEKQFFREQGLDTVDFIALENEADLELARDFTFPAILKTATLGYDGKGQVNCEQFDNLEPAFEQVGRKHCVLEQRIDLACEVSVVLGRSTAGDVTCFPIAENSHANGILDVTMVPASISSTLADKVIDAATRIANGLDYCGVLAVEFFISTDDRVLVNEMAPRPHNSGHYTLDACATSQFEQQLRMVCGLPAGSCKLHGPVAMWNLLGDIWPEGGAPEWSSILEFELAKLHLYGKAEARPGRKMGHINCLGETLADAQKLLKKVRKTLS from the coding sequence ATGGCGATCCTTCCGCCCAGCACACTCGGAATGCTCGGTGGCGGGCAACTGGGACGCATGTTCGTTATCGCGGCCCGCACCATGGGTTATGAAGTGATCGTCCTCGATCCTGACCCGAACAGTCCGGCCGGAGGTGTCGCCAGCCAGCATCTTTCCAGGGTTTACGATGATACCAGTGCGCTCGATTACCTGGCGCAGCATTGTGCGGTGGTGACTACCGAGTTCGAAAATATTCCGGCGCTCACTTTGGCTTATCTGGCAAAATTGGTAACCGTGCATCCTTCCGCCAACGTTTTGCATATCGCGCAGCATCGCAAACTGGAGAAGCAATTCTTTCGTGAGCAGGGTCTCGACACGGTGGATTTTATTGCGCTTGAAAACGAGGCCGACCTGGAGCTCGCGCGCGATTTCACCTTCCCGGCAATCCTTAAAACCGCAACCCTCGGCTACGACGGCAAGGGGCAGGTGAATTGCGAGCAGTTTGATAACCTGGAGCCTGCGTTCGAACAGGTCGGTCGTAAACATTGCGTGCTGGAACAGCGCATTGATCTTGCCTGTGAAGTTTCGGTGGTGCTTGGACGCTCGACGGCCGGTGACGTAACCTGCTTTCCGATTGCTGAAAACAGCCACGCCAACGGAATTCTGGACGTGACGATGGTACCGGCATCGATTTCGTCCACGCTGGCCGATAAGGTCATCGATGCAGCGACCCGGATAGCGAATGGACTCGATTATTGCGGGGTGCTCGCGGTCGAGTTCTTTATCTCGACAGATGATCGCGTGCTGGTCAATGAAATGGCGCCACGCCCGCACAATTCGGGGCACTACACCCTCGACGCCTGCGCGACCTCGCAGTTCGAACAACAGCTGCGCATGGTCTGCGGATTGCCTGCCGGCTCCTGCAAACTGCATGGCCCGGTAGCCATGTGGAATCTGCTTGGTGATATCTGGCCCGAGGGCGGGGCGCCCGAATGGAGCTCTATTTTAGAGTTTGAGCTGGCGAAACTGCATCTTTACGGTAAAGCCGAGGCCAGGCCAGGACGCAAGATGGGACATATTAATTGCCTTGGCGAGACGCTCGCCGATGCGCAAAAACTGCTGAAAAAAGTTCGTAAAACCCTGTCCTGA
- a CDS encoding MFS transporter, translating to MQRSQVKFLYLNLGHFLDHLFMLVFASVAALRLTDEWGMSYAALIPYATPGFIAFGVCALLAGWIADKWSREGMIVIFFIGIGISSILAGMADTPLQIALGLTLIGIFAAIYHPVGLAMVVHGRARTGIPIAVNGVFGNLGVASAALLTGLLIDSAGWRSAFYVPGIVSILLGISYWVFIVNDNQGAADRTETSGSNNKMEAQVIPRRILIKVFAIIFFTTAVGGLIFQSTTFALPRIFAERLGELAGTATLVGWYAFLVFSLAALAQLIIGYLVDHHSLRLVFSAVALLQAIFFYLMAHLEGMTALLVSIAFMFVVFGQIPINDVLVGRMARSEWRSRAYALRYVVTFSVMASAVPLIGWIHANGGFSRLFNLLAITALMIFSAVLLLPRVNHSFGRQV from the coding sequence ATGCAGCGCAGTCAGGTCAAATTTCTCTATCTCAACCTGGGACATTTCCTGGACCACCTTTTCATGCTGGTTTTTGCATCGGTCGCCGCACTGCGTCTTACCGACGAATGGGGTATGAGTTATGCGGCCCTGATTCCCTACGCGACGCCTGGTTTTATCGCTTTCGGTGTATGCGCCTTGCTGGCCGGGTGGATCGCCGACAAGTGGAGCCGGGAGGGGATGATCGTAATTTTCTTTATTGGCATCGGCATCAGCTCGATACTGGCCGGGATGGCTGATACCCCGCTGCAGATTGCGCTGGGCCTGACCTTGATTGGAATATTCGCGGCTATCTATCACCCGGTCGGACTCGCCATGGTGGTGCATGGGCGCGCGCGAACGGGGATTCCAATTGCCGTGAACGGCGTGTTCGGCAATCTCGGCGTCGCCAGCGCTGCACTATTGACGGGGTTACTGATCGACAGTGCGGGCTGGCGCAGCGCCTTTTATGTGCCGGGAATTGTTTCGATACTGCTCGGCATCTCGTACTGGGTTTTTATCGTTAACGACAACCAGGGAGCGGCGGATCGTACCGAAACCAGTGGCTCCAATAACAAGATGGAGGCCCAGGTAATCCCGCGCCGGATCCTGATAAAAGTATTTGCCATTATTTTTTTCACCACGGCAGTCGGCGGCTTGATCTTTCAGAGTACTACCTTCGCATTGCCCAGGATATTTGCCGAGCGCCTGGGCGAGCTGGCCGGCACCGCTACCCTGGTGGGCTGGTATGCTTTCCTGGTATTTTCTCTCGCCGCGCTCGCTCAACTCATCATTGGCTATCTGGTCGATCATCACTCGCTGCGTCTCGTTTTTTCAGCGGTGGCGCTGTTACAGGCAATCTTCTTCTACCTGATGGCGCATCTCGAGGGAATGACTGCGCTGCTCGTGTCGATCGCCTTCATGTTTGTGGTGTTTGGCCAGATTCCGATCAACGATGTACTGGTCGGCCGAATGGCGCGCAGCGAATGGCGCAGCCGTGCCTATGCGCTGCGCTACGTGGTTACTTTTTCAGTAATGGCTTCAGCGGTTCCATTGATCGGCTGGATTCACGCAAACGGAGGATTTTCCAGGTTGTTCAACCTGCTAGCAATAACCGCATTGATGATCTTCAGCGCGGTACTGTTGCTGCCGAGGGTTAATCATTCCTTCGGGCGGCAGGTTTAA